In one Nicotiana sylvestris chromosome 8, ASM39365v2, whole genome shotgun sequence genomic region, the following are encoded:
- the LOC104239823 gene encoding transcription factor ILR3-like, which produces MASPETTNWLYDYNFEDITVSVDPNFSNSTTGFSWSMQPFNGSTTNISVDIDGSIGESDCLKESGSKKRARAESCTSSSSKACREKLRREKLNDKFMELGALLEPGRTPKTDKSALLVDAVRMVTHLRGEAEKLKDSNLNLQEKIKELKAEKNELRDEKQRLKADKEKLEQQLKTMNAQPGFFPPVVPGAFAAPGQAAGSKLVPIISYPGVAMWQFMPPAAVDTSQDHVLRPPVA; this is translated from the exons ATGGCTTCACCGGAAACTACCAACTGGTTATACGATTACAATTTCGAAGATATAACTGTCTCTGTTGATCCCAATTTCTCAAATTCAACAACTGGGTTTTCTTGGTCTATGCAACCCTTTAATGGTTCAACAACTAACATCAG TGTTGATATTGATGGCTCAATTGGTGAATCCGACTGCCTGAAGGAAAGCGGTTCTAAGAAAAG GGCAAGAGCTGAATCATGCACCTCGTCAAGTTCCAAAGCGTGCAGGGAGAAATTGAGGAGAGAGAAACTGAATGACAA GTTCATGGAATTGGGTGCACTTCTTGAGCCTGGAAGAACTCCAAAAACAGACAAGAGCGCCCTTCTGGTTGATGCTGTTCGCATGGTGACCCATTTACGTGGTGAGGCTGAAAAGCTGAAAGACTCAAATTTGAATCTACAAGAGAAGATAAAGGAGTTGAAG GCCGAGAAAAATGAACTTCGAGATGAAAAGCAAAGGCTTAAGGCTGATAAAGAGAAGCTAGAGCAACAACTAAAGACTATGAATGCACAACCTGGCTTCTTTCCTCCTGTCGTACCAGGTGCTTTTGCTGCGCCAGGTCAAGCTGCAGGAAGCAAGCTGGTGCCGATTATAAGTTACCCTGGGGTTGCCATGTGGCAGTTCATGCCTCCTGCTGCAGTAGACACGTCGCAAGACCACGTTCTCCGACCTCCAGTTGCTTAA
- the LOC104239825 gene encoding probable galacturonosyltransferase 12 — MTQTMQLLISPSLRHVTVLPAKGFKDFIKVKVGSRRLSYLMVFYSLLLCTFLLRFVFVLTAVDTIDGEQKCSTLGCLGRKIGPRILGRQLESTVPEVIYQVLEEPSDQIEMEAGPETPQTLEEFMAEMKDTKPDAETFAVKLKAMVTLLEQTTRTAKIQEYLYRHVASSGIPKQLHCLDLKLAHEYSINANARLQLPSAELVPALVDNSYFHFVLASDNILAASVVASSLVQNSFRPEKVVLHIITDSKTFSPMQAWFSLHPLTPAIIEVKALHHFDWLTKGKVPVLEAMEKDQKARSQFRGGSSAIVANTTEKPHIIAAKLQALSPKYNSLMNHIRIYLPELFPSLDKVVFLDDDVVVQTDLSSLWDIDMNGKVNGAVETCRGEDKFVMSKRFKSYLNFSHPMISNNFDPNECAWAYGMNIFDLEAWRETNISQAYQYWLEQNLKSDLSLWQLGTLPPGLIAFHGHVHAIDSFWHMLGLGYQDNTSIADAQSAGVIHFNGRAKPWLDIAFPQLRPLWTKYVNFSDKFINSCHIRET; from the exons ATGACACAAACAATGCAGCTTCTCATATCACCAAGTCTAAGGCATGTTACTGTCCTACCAGCTAAAGGGTTCAAGGATTTCATCAAAGTAAAAGTTGGTTCAAGACGATTATCGTATCTCATGGTCTTTTATTCACTCCTGCTTTGTACATTTCTTCTCCGGTTTGTCTTCGTTTTAACAGCTGTAGACACTATCGATGGAGAACAAAAATGTTCAACACTAG GTTGCTTGGGGAGAAAAATTGGACCAAGGATTTTGGGAAGACAGCTCGAATCAACT GTTCCAGAGGTGATATACCAAGTATTGGAGGAACCTTCAGACCAGATTGAAATGGAAGCAGGTCCCGAAACTCCTCAAACATTAGAAGAGTTTATGGCAGAAATGAAGGACACAAAGCCAGATGCAGAAACCTTTGCTGTCAAGCTTAAAGCTATG GTAACTCTCCTTGAACAAACAACAAGAACTGCCAAAATTCAAGAGTACCTTTATCGGCATGTGGCATCTAGTGGCATCCCGAAACAGCTGCACTGCCTTGATCTCAAGCTAGCGCACGAGTATTCTATCAACGCCAATGCCCGTCTCCAATTACCATCAGCGGAACTTGTTCCTGCCCTGGTTGATAATTCATATTTCCATTTTGTCCTTGCCTCTGACAATATTCTTGCTGCTTCTGTTGTTGCATCATCGCTCGTCCAGAACTCTTTCCGCCCTGAAAAAGTTGTCCTTCACATAATCACGGATAGCAAAACCTTCTCACCGATGCAAGCTTGGTTTTCATTACATCCTTTGACACCTGCAATCATCGAGGTTAAAGCGTTGCACCATTTTGATTGGTTAACAAAGGGAAAGGTCCCAGTTCTGGAAGCAATGGAAAAAGACCAAAAAGCAAGATCACAATTCAGGGGAGGATCATCAGCAATCGTAGCAAATACAACCGAAAAGCCTCATATCATTGCAGCAAAGTTGCAAGCCCTCAGTCCCAAATACAATTCCCTAATGAACCACATAAGGATATATTTGCCAGAA TTGTTTCCCAGTCTTGATAAGGTAGTCTTCCTGGATGACGACGTCGTTGTTCAAACTGATCTTTCATCTCTATGGGACATTGACATGAATGGAAAGGTGAATGGGGCAGTGGAGACATGTAGGGGAGAGGACAAATTTGTGATGTCAAAGCGCTTCAAAAGCTATTTGAATTTTTCTCATCCTATGATATCAAACAACTTTGATCCGAATGAATGCGCATGGGCTTATGGCATGAATATTTTTGATCTAGAAGCATGGAGAGAAACAAATATAAGTCAAGCATACCAATATTGGCTTGAACAG AACTTGAAGTCAGACCTAAGTTTGTGGCAGCTAGGAACATTACCTCCAGGTCTAATTGCATTTCATGGTCATGTCCATGCCATTGATTCCTTTTGGCACATGCTAGGACTCGGCTACCAAGATAATACGAGCATTGCGGATGCTCAAAGTGCTGGTGTGATCCACTTCAACGGTCGAGCAAAACCTTGGCTGGATATAGCATTCCCTCAACTTCGACCCTTGTGGACAAAGTATGTCAACTTCTCTGATAAATTTATCAATAGCTGTCATATTAGAGAAACTTGA